The following are encoded together in the Anaerostipes caccae L1-92 genome:
- a CDS encoding NAD(P)-binding protein, giving the protein MSRLEIVTPGRAQIVMEGLYKDLERRIESSPPGICPVDMSRAFLELCHAQTCGKCVPCRIGLGQLKNLINDVLDGKATIETLGLIRDTAQSIMDSADCAIGYEAANMVYKGVIGFRDDYLEHIMYNRCLMSLKLPVPCVSLCPARVDIPGYIALVREERYADAVRLIRKDNPLPTTCGFICEHPCEAKCRRNMIDDSVNIRGLKRVAADFAGKVPPPPCGEETGKKVAIVGGGPGGLSAAYYLRLMGHDVTIYEMLPKLGGMLRYGIPNYRLPKERLDEDIEAILATGVKVQYGTVIGKNCSVSELREQHDAVLISIGASTDKKLGLEGEDAEGVISAVQFLRDVGHGRCECLEGREVAVIGGGNVSMDAVRTAVRLGAKKVSIVYRRRVADMTALEEEIQGAVAEGVEVKTLMAPSKIEVSEDGNVKGIWVTPQMISRIQNGRASVKPTGEEDVFIPCETLVVAIGQDILYEHFEENGVPVQRGKIKTEKYGGFDDIPGVFAGGDCATGPATVISAIAAGKVIAANIDEYLGFHHEITCDVEIPEPRLNDRPPCGRVNMTEREAGERVQDFEGVENCMSKAEAYQESGRCLRCDHFGFGVFKGGRDTKW; this is encoded by the coding sequence ATGAGTCGATTAGAAATTGTAACACCGGGCCGTGCACAGATTGTGATGGAGGGTCTGTATAAAGATTTGGAGAGAAGGATAGAGTCCAGTCCGCCGGGGATCTGCCCGGTCGATATGTCGAGGGCATTTCTTGAGTTATGTCATGCGCAGACATGCGGTAAATGTGTGCCCTGCAGGATTGGTCTTGGGCAGCTTAAAAACCTGATCAATGATGTCCTGGATGGAAAGGCAACTATAGAGACATTGGGACTGATCAGGGATACGGCGCAGTCAATCATGGATTCAGCAGACTGTGCGATCGGCTATGAGGCTGCCAATATGGTATATAAAGGAGTGATCGGTTTCAGAGATGATTATCTTGAACATATCATGTACAACCGTTGCCTGATGTCGTTAAAACTTCCGGTGCCCTGTGTGTCTTTATGTCCGGCGAGAGTCGATATTCCGGGTTATATTGCCCTGGTCAGGGAAGAAAGGTATGCGGATGCCGTCCGCCTGATACGCAAAGACAATCCCCTGCCGACAACCTGCGGTTTTATATGCGAGCATCCGTGCGAAGCTAAGTGCCGCAGAAATATGATCGATGATTCGGTAAATATTCGTGGATTAAAACGGGTAGCCGCAGATTTTGCCGGCAAAGTTCCTCCTCCGCCATGCGGTGAAGAGACTGGAAAAAAGGTAGCCATTGTGGGCGGCGGACCGGGAGGGCTGAGTGCTGCCTATTATCTTAGACTGATGGGACACGATGTTACAATTTATGAGATGCTGCCGAAGCTGGGCGGCATGTTAAGATACGGCATTCCAAATTACCGGCTTCCAAAGGAACGGCTGGATGAAGATATCGAGGCTATCCTCGCCACCGGCGTCAAGGTGCAGTATGGCACTGTCATTGGAAAGAATTGTTCTGTAAGTGAATTGAGGGAACAGCACGATGCTGTCCTGATATCCATCGGCGCCAGCACCGATAAAAAGCTTGGACTCGAAGGAGAAGACGCAGAAGGTGTCATTTCCGCAGTCCAGTTTTTAAGAGATGTAGGCCATGGACGGTGTGAGTGCCTGGAGGGACGGGAAGTGGCAGTGATCGGCGGAGGCAATGTCTCCATGGATGCGGTGCGGACAGCAGTCCGTCTCGGCGCAAAAAAAGTAAGTATTGTCTACCGGCGGCGAGTTGCCGATATGACGGCTCTGGAGGAAGAGATTCAGGGAGCCGTGGCAGAAGGGGTTGAGGTGAAGACCCTGATGGCTCCGTCGAAGATCGAGGTTTCAGAAGACGGAAATGTAAAAGGGATCTGGGTAACGCCCCAGATGATCAGCAGGATACAAAACGGCAGAGCCAGTGTGAAGCCCACCGGTGAGGAAGATGTCTTTATCCCATGCGAGACACTTGTAGTGGCGATCGGACAGGATATTTTGTATGAGCATTTTGAGGAGAACGGAGTACCTGTTCAGAGAGGCAAGATCAAGACTGAAAAATACGGAGGGTTTGACGATATTCCGGGAGTGTTTGCAGGGGGAGACTGTGCAACGGGGCCAGCCACGGTTATTTCTGCCATCGCTGCTGGAAAAGTCATTGCTGCAAATATTGATGAATATCTCGGCTTTCATCATGAAATCACCTGTGATGTGGAGATTCCGGAGCCGCGTCTTAACGACCGTCCTCCGTGCGGCCGGGTGAATATGACAGAGAGAGAGGCCGGAGAACGTGTACAAGATTTTGAAGGAGTAGAAAACTGTATGTCAAAAGCTGAGGCTTATCAGGAGTCCGGGCGGTGCCTGCGCTGTGACCACTTTGGATTCGGAGTATTTAAAGGAGGGAGGGATACGAAATGGTAA
- a CDS encoding chloramphenicol acetyltransferase, with protein sequence MFKQISPETWERREHFEYFTQTIKCGYSLTAELDVTEFLKLTKNKGLRFYPSFVYCVSTVINHMKEFRMGISEDGQPGYWDIVHPSYTVFHDDDHTFSDSWTNYTEDFSSFYRQMTEDLSLYGNNKGIKARPGQPPNFFCISCVPWLSFTGYSTTTAEGSPNLFPIITYGKYQIKNGRCLMPFTVTISHAAADGYHTSLLINEIQSLISKDFTL encoded by the coding sequence ATGTTTAAACAAATCAGCCCCGAGACTTGGGAGCGGCGAGAACATTTTGAATATTTTACCCAAACAATAAAATGTGGTTACAGCCTGACTGCAGAATTAGATGTAACCGAATTTTTAAAACTGACCAAGAACAAAGGTCTCAGATTTTATCCCAGTTTTGTCTACTGTGTCTCAACCGTGATCAATCATATGAAAGAATTCCGGATGGGTATTTCCGAAGACGGACAGCCCGGATATTGGGATATCGTTCATCCCTCCTACACTGTTTTTCACGATGATGATCACACCTTTTCAGACTCGTGGACAAATTACACTGAAGACTTTTCCTCTTTTTACCGGCAGATGACAGAGGATTTGTCTTTATACGGAAATAACAAAGGAATCAAAGCCAGGCCCGGACAGCCCCCTAATTTCTTCTGTATTTCCTGTGTGCCCTGGCTGTCTTTTACCGGATACAGCACCACGACTGCAGAGGGCAGCCCAAATCTCTTTCCGATTATCACTTATGGAAAATACCAGATCAAAAACGGCCGCTGTCTAATGCCGTTTACAGTCACAATTTCTCATGCCGCAGCCGATGGATATCACACCAGTCTTCTCATCAATGAAATCCAGTCGCTGATTTCAAAGGATTTTACACTTTAG
- a CDS encoding DegV family protein: MSFNIVCDSCTDLTKEDFEKGCYTWIPLTLLIGDEEIVDDDTFDQHSFLEKVANSKGACKSACPAPEAYMEAYKKADDIYVVTLSAELSGSYNSAELGKKLYEEELGEKNIHVFNSRGASSTQLLIARKIYEYASQGMSFEQVVEKVEDYIRGQRTFFVLETLDVLQRNGRLSKVNAVLATALNIKPVMEGTKEGIIQKLAQARGTKKALAKMAECIVKEGQDLTERILAIAHCNCYERAVYLKKLLEDKLEVKEIIIVDTKGVSSLYACDGGVVVAY; this comes from the coding sequence ATGAGTTTTAATATTGTCTGTGACAGCTGCACGGATTTGACGAAAGAAGATTTTGAGAAGGGATGCTATACCTGGATACCTCTGACACTGCTGATCGGAGATGAAGAGATCGTCGATGACGATACGTTTGACCAGCATTCTTTCCTGGAAAAAGTGGCAAACAGCAAAGGAGCCTGCAAGTCAGCCTGTCCGGCGCCGGAAGCTTATATGGAAGCATATAAAAAGGCAGATGATATTTATGTGGTGACTTTATCCGCGGAGCTGAGCGGATCCTATAACAGTGCCGAACTTGGAAAAAAACTGTATGAGGAGGAGCTGGGAGAAAAGAATATTCATGTATTTAATTCCAGAGGAGCGTCCAGTACGCAGCTTCTCATAGCAAGAAAGATTTATGAATATGCTTCCCAGGGCATGTCCTTTGAGCAGGTGGTAGAGAAGGTAGAGGATTACATCAGAGGGCAGAGAACTTTTTTTGTTCTGGAGACATTGGATGTGCTTCAGAGAAATGGAAGGCTGTCAAAGGTGAATGCAGTTCTTGCGACGGCTCTTAATATAAAGCCGGTTATGGAAGGGACCAAAGAAGGGATCATACAGAAGCTGGCACAGGCCAGGGGTACAAAGAAGGCATTGGCCAAAATGGCGGAATGCATTGTAAAAGAAGGACAGGATCTGACGGAACGGATTTTGGCCATTGCACACTGCAACTGCTATGAAAGAGCAGTGTATCTTAAGAAACTGCTCGAAGACAAACTGGAAGTGAAAGAGATCATCATAGTTGATACCAAGGGAGTCAGCAGCCTGTATGCATGTGACGGCGGTGTAGTTGTTGCATATTAG
- a CDS encoding DUF368 domain-containing protein: protein MKLLKEICRGILIGVANIIPGVSGGTLAVSMGVYDKIIYALTHIRKEFKQSLKILVPVGIGAVIGLIGLSFVIKWLFEYYPIQTNFLFIGLIIGGLPAIFKRMEGERKGLSHGIAFLLMFALVVLLPLLGSSTASEVILTADPLMMGKMFLIGIIAAATMVVPGVSGSMILLILGFYQPILREITQFMVNLATLNLSGLTHGILLLTPMAVGIIAGVVIIAKIIEYLFEHFEAITFAGIGGLILGSPIAILYEANFDHFNLFSGVTGLAALAVGCVCAYYLGED, encoded by the coding sequence ATGAAGTTATTAAAAGAGATTTGCCGGGGAATACTGATCGGGGTTGCCAATATCATTCCCGGGGTCAGCGGAGGGACTCTGGCGGTTTCCATGGGAGTTTACGACAAGATCATCTATGCACTCACACATATACGCAAAGAGTTTAAACAGAGCCTTAAAATACTGGTTCCAGTGGGCATTGGAGCGGTGATTGGACTGATAGGGCTTTCCTTTGTCATTAAATGGCTGTTTGAGTATTATCCGATTCAGACAAACTTTCTGTTTATCGGTCTGATTATCGGAGGACTGCCTGCCATATTTAAGAGAATGGAAGGAGAGAGAAAGGGCCTTTCCCATGGGATTGCATTTCTTTTGATGTTTGCTCTGGTTGTACTCCTGCCTCTTTTAGGCAGCAGCACGGCATCGGAAGTGATCTTGACTGCCGATCCCCTGATGATGGGGAAAATGTTTTTGATCGGGATTATTGCGGCGGCTACAATGGTCGTACCGGGAGTCAGCGGCTCGATGATACTTTTGATTCTGGGATTTTATCAGCCGATTCTCCGTGAAATCACACAGTTTATGGTCAATCTGGCGACTTTGAATCTGTCCGGACTCACTCACGGTATTCTGCTTCTGACTCCGATGGCTGTTGGGATCATAGCGGGAGTGGTGATCATCGCCAAGATCATAGAATATTTGTTTGAACATTTTGAGGCTATTACGTTTGCGGGAATCGGCGGACTGATTCTTGGTTCCCCGATTGCAATTCTTTATGAGGCAAATTTTGATCATTTTAATCTGTTCTCAGGAGTGACGGGACTGGCTGCACTGGCCGTGGGCTGCGTCTGCGCCTATTATCTGGGTGAAGATTAA
- a CDS encoding DUF5721 family protein, protein MISIEIEHIKSFMAGFLTGDVCDQFMLYEGRLSMGTMYEFDGKMLKDFYDTDEWEILKEYPYIPWKMEKQRIFSLIKGKKTPLSFQFVLMLNPKRMEAFLLKYNISDRPQQIGGLFLNIYFDRKHLKCTTGVSRNTFVPDKTLETAWDEEMTLFLKGR, encoded by the coding sequence ATGATTTCAATTGAGATAGAACACATAAAATCTTTTATGGCCGGCTTTCTGACGGGGGACGTGTGTGACCAGTTTATGCTGTACGAAGGCAGGCTGTCCATGGGGACCATGTATGAATTTGACGGAAAAATGCTGAAAGATTTTTATGATACAGATGAATGGGAAATACTGAAAGAGTATCCGTATATACCGTGGAAAATGGAGAAGCAGAGAATATTTTCCCTTATAAAGGGGAAAAAGACTCCCCTGTCTTTTCAGTTTGTGCTTATGCTGAATCCGAAACGAATGGAAGCCTTTCTTTTGAAATATAATATATCTGACAGGCCGCAGCAGATCGGAGGATTATTTTTAAATATTTATTTCGACAGAAAACACTTGAAGTGTACGACAGGAGTGTCAAGAAACACATTTGTTCCGGATAAAACCCTGGAGACAGCCTGGGATGAAGAGATGACATTATTTTTGAAAGGCAGATAG
- a CDS encoding S1C family serine protease — protein sequence MYEDMNYNNTEYTQPDQNQNKGNKNRTGRKIAKLAAAAVAFGLIAGVTIQGVQYGFSAMGIGNGGTQLATTNTTKTSAKGTASGKEDLSTVASNVMPSIVSITSKYVTSSGNFFGQQQDNESEGAGSGIIVGKKDGYLLVVTNNHVIADAQSISVGFTDGTSASGTIKGTDNDADLAVVAVKVKDIKAATLKKIKIITLGNSDDLKVGEQAIAIGNALGYGQSVTGGYISALNREVQLTDKTMTLLQTDAAINPGNSGGALLNSKGELIGINTVKYSSEDVEGMGYAIPINTAKPIIDQLIKQKTVDKSEQAYLGISGQTISSDMAAQMDMPQGALVRQVVRNSPAQKAGISAGDVIISFDGATVSTMEGLKSKIESKKAGDTVKVAVKRQNQMGTYEKKTFSVKLEKKTDDGASGSTQNN from the coding sequence ATGTACGAAGATATGAATTATAATAATACAGAATATACACAGCCGGATCAAAATCAAAATAAAGGAAACAAAAATAGAACAGGCAGGAAGATCGCAAAGCTGGCGGCTGCCGCAGTGGCTTTCGGTCTGATCGCAGGAGTCACCATTCAGGGAGTCCAGTATGGGTTTTCTGCAATGGGCATAGGCAACGGAGGGACACAGCTGGCAACGACCAATACAACAAAAACTTCGGCAAAGGGAACGGCATCAGGAAAAGAAGATTTATCTACAGTGGCATCTAACGTCATGCCGTCCATCGTTTCTATCACAAGCAAGTATGTGACCAGTTCCGGAAACTTTTTCGGGCAGCAGCAGGACAATGAGAGCGAGGGAGCAGGTTCCGGCATTATCGTCGGTAAGAAAGACGGGTACCTGCTGGTTGTCACAAATAACCACGTCATCGCCGATGCACAGTCGATATCCGTCGGATTCACAGACGGTACCAGCGCATCCGGTACGATCAAGGGAACAGACAATGACGCGGACCTGGCAGTTGTCGCGGTAAAGGTAAAGGATATTAAGGCTGCCACATTAAAAAAGATCAAGATCATAACACTCGGAAATTCTGATGACCTGAAAGTGGGAGAGCAGGCGATCGCCATAGGAAATGCACTCGGATACGGACAGTCAGTCACCGGCGGGTATATCAGCGCGCTGAACAGAGAAGTGCAGCTGACGGATAAAACCATGACGCTTCTTCAGACAGATGCTGCGATTAATCCAGGGAACAGCGGAGGAGCTCTTCTCAACAGCAAAGGGGAGCTGATCGGAATCAATACGGTAAAATATTCTTCCGAAGACGTAGAGGGAATGGGATATGCAATTCCGATTAATACGGCGAAACCAATCATCGATCAGCTGATCAAGCAGAAAACTGTAGATAAATCCGAGCAGGCTTACCTTGGAATATCAGGTCAGACCATATCAAGCGATATGGCAGCGCAGATGGATATGCCGCAGGGAGCGCTGGTGCGTCAGGTTGTCCGGAATTCACCGGCGCAGAAGGCGGGTATCAGTGCCGGCGATGTAATCATCAGCTTTGACGGGGCCACGGTTTCTACGATGGAGGGCCTGAAGAGCAAGATTGAAAGCAAAAAAGCCGGAGATACAGTAAAAGTTGCTGTAAAGCGGCAGAATCAAATGGGGACTTACGAGAAGAAAACATTCAGTGTCAAACTGGAAAAAAAGACGGATGACGGAGCTTCAGGCAGTACGCAGAATAACTAA
- a CDS encoding undecaprenyl-phosphate glucose phosphotransferase, whose translation MIKQNQAYLNRLHIFIDAVCIYLSAFLSHKIRFEWGKDSWISKLFFFVGKYELGFSYYQKTVIITIIILLLLYTFFGLYTPKRYQRGSREIVNLLKANLAGLGIGSVAIVLTKLQNFPRSLLLLFFSVNFIIGVLSRFTIRKVLNSTRESGRNLKHVVLVGFSTSAAAYIDRIKANPHWGLYIHGIFDDTISDNFEYRGIKKIGLLNELEDYLSQTPLDEVAITLNLDEYEKLEKLVAICEKSGVHTKFVPDYYNFISTNPYTEDLDGLPVINIRNVPLTNVVNRIAKRTIDIIGSACALIILAVPMLIIALLVKRSSPGPVFFAQERVGLGNKPFKMYKFRSMGVQDPKKEATQWTRPNDPRVTPFGKFIRHTSLDELPQFYNVLRGDMSLVGPRPERPLFVEKFKEEIPRYMIKHQVRPGITGWAQVNGFRGDTSIRGRIEHDLYYIENWTLSLDFKILFLTVFKGFINKNAY comes from the coding sequence ATGATTAAGCAAAACCAAGCCTATTTAAACCGCCTGCATATTTTTATTGATGCGGTCTGTATTTATTTATCGGCTTTTCTGTCACATAAGATCCGCTTCGAATGGGGAAAGGATTCGTGGATCTCTAAGTTATTTTTCTTTGTCGGAAAGTACGAATTGGGATTTTCATACTATCAGAAGACGGTTATTATTACAATCATTATCCTTCTTTTATTATATACTTTTTTCGGCCTGTATACCCCAAAAAGATATCAGCGCGGAAGCCGTGAAATTGTAAACCTGTTGAAAGCAAATCTTGCCGGTCTGGGCATCGGGTCTGTTGCCATTGTCCTGACAAAACTGCAGAACTTCCCCCGAAGCCTCCTGCTTTTATTTTTCTCTGTTAATTTTATCATTGGAGTTCTTTCCCGCTTCACAATCAGAAAAGTGCTGAACAGCACACGGGAAAGCGGACGAAATTTAAAACATGTAGTCCTTGTCGGCTTCAGTACCTCTGCCGCCGCCTACATTGACCGCATCAAAGCCAATCCCCACTGGGGCCTCTATATCCACGGTATTTTTGATGATACCATCAGCGACAACTTTGAATACAGAGGGATCAAAAAAATCGGCTTGTTAAATGAACTGGAAGACTATTTAAGCCAGACTCCTCTGGACGAAGTTGCAATCACGCTGAATCTGGATGAATATGAAAAACTGGAAAAACTGGTGGCCATCTGTGAAAAATCCGGTGTTCATACAAAATTTGTACCTGACTATTATAACTTTATTTCCACAAACCCATACACCGAGGATCTGGACGGTCTTCCCGTCATCAATATCCGCAATGTGCCTCTGACAAACGTTGTAAACCGTATTGCCAAGAGGACCATCGACATCATCGGATCTGCCTGCGCCCTGATCATCCTGGCTGTTCCGATGCTGATTATCGCACTGCTGGTAAAACGCAGTTCACCGGGACCGGTCTTCTTTGCACAGGAAAGAGTCGGGCTTGGCAACAAACCATTTAAGATGTACAAGTTCCGTTCCATGGGGGTTCAGGACCCGAAAAAAGAAGCAACTCAGTGGACAAGGCCAAACGACCCGCGGGTGACCCCGTTCGGAAAGTTTATCCGTCATACCAGTCTGGACGAGCTTCCCCAGTTTTATAATGTTCTGCGGGGAGATATGAGTCTTGTGGGACCCCGGCCGGAGCGTCCGCTGTTTGTAGAAAAGTTTAAGGAAGAGATCCCCCGCTATATGATCAAGCATCAGGTCCGTCCGGGCATCACAGGCTGGGCCCAGGTCAACGGTTTCCGCGGTGACACATCCATCCGCGGCAGAATTGAGCATGATCTCTATTATATTGAAAACTGGACCTTATCATTGGATTTTAAAATCCTGTTTCTGACCGTTTTCAAAGGATTTATTAACAAGAACGCTTACTAG
- a CDS encoding LCP family protein — MSVKADKRRHSPIRWIFILLFLIVVLIGVILGVSYTKLGKINSTPMNQSKLVTVHEDANMKDYTNIALFGIDSQTGSMSDRGNRSDSIIVVSINNQTKEIKMLSIYRDTYVSVNGHYTKINAAYSMGGPELAVSTINRNLDLNITQYATVNFKILADIVDAIGGIEVKVDSSILKNLNSYIGDMNRLNGGYSPKIKTGGLHTLDGNQAVAYSRIRYTAGGDLARAGRQREVLQKIFAKGKKNPFGLMGAMDKILPQIKTNMDQKELFSMLLSIFRYDIKGQKGFPFDQKEYKYLGVWYGFPTTLKENAVRVHQYLFDTENYQVSDELGRINQKIINVIGY; from the coding sequence ATGAGCGTAAAAGCAGACAAACGACGGCATTCCCCTATCCGCTGGATCTTTATCTTACTTTTCCTGATCGTTGTTCTGATTGGCGTGATCCTCGGGGTTTCCTACACGAAACTGGGCAAGATCAACTCCACACCAATGAATCAGAGCAAGCTGGTCACGGTCCATGAGGATGCCAATATGAAAGATTACACCAATATTGCCTTGTTCGGCATTGATTCTCAGACTGGAAGTATGTCGGACCGGGGCAACCGTTCTGATTCCATTATCGTTGTCAGCATCAATAATCAGACAAAAGAAATCAAGATGCTGTCTATCTACCGTGATACTTATGTGAGTGTCAACGGCCACTACACTAAGATCAATGCGGCGTATTCCATGGGAGGTCCCGAACTCGCTGTCAGTACCATCAACCGAAACCTGGATTTGAATATCACCCAGTATGCGACCGTAAACTTCAAAATTCTTGCGGACATCGTAGATGCCATCGGTGGAATAGAAGTAAAAGTCGATTCCTCGATATTAAAAAATCTGAACAGCTATATCGGTGACATGAACCGTTTAAACGGAGGCTACTCCCCCAAAATAAAAACCGGCGGATTGCATACACTGGATGGGAACCAGGCCGTCGCATATTCAAGAATCCGCTATACCGCAGGAGGAGATCTTGCCCGTGCCGGACGGCAGCGTGAAGTTCTTCAGAAGATCTTTGCCAAAGGCAAAAAAAATCCATTTGGCCTGATGGGTGCCATGGATAAGATTCTCCCACAGATCAAAACCAATATGGACCAGAAAGAACTGTTCTCTATGCTCTTATCGATCTTCCGGTATGACATTAAGGGTCAGAAAGGATTCCCGTTTGATCAGAAGGAATACAAATATCTCGGAGTATGGTATGGCTTCCCAACCACTCTGAAAGAAAATGCTGTCCGGGTACATCAATACCTGTTTGACACTGAAAATTATCAGGTCAGCGATGAACTGGGACGGATTAACCAGAAGATCATAAATGTAATCGGATATTAA
- a CDS encoding SAM-dependent methyltransferase — protein MKLEEKAILRFLDRFDETPFLVRIREEEYTIGHGNPRFSIIFKKEPDLKEMITSTSLALGEAYMRGDLEIDGDLYQALYYFLGQMGNFSVDTRVLRKLMFPSLGRRKQKEDVSSHYDLGNDFYSLWLDETLNYSCGYFENEQDTLFDAQKKKTQRILKKLYLKEGMELLDIGCGWGYLLIEAAKKYKIRGTGITLSREQQQGFEKRIREEGLEDYLHAELMDYRDLAGYGKKFDRVVSVGMLEHVGRDHYELFFQCIKRAMKPGGVFLLHFISALEEHPGDPWMKKYIFPGGVIPSLREITSLSAKYRFYLLDAESLRRHYNKTLLCWDKNFNEHRREIEERFGETFARMWDLYLCACASTFQNGIIDLHQLLFTNGINNELPMTRWY, from the coding sequence ATGAAGCTGGAAGAAAAAGCAATTCTCCGTTTTTTGGACAGATTTGATGAGACTCCGTTTCTTGTCAGAATCAGAGAAGAAGAGTATACAATCGGACATGGAAATCCCAGATTCTCTATCATTTTCAAAAAAGAACCGGATCTGAAAGAGATGATTACAAGTACATCGCTGGCACTGGGAGAGGCCTATATGCGGGGCGATTTAGAGATCGACGGGGATCTGTATCAGGCCCTGTACTATTTTCTCGGTCAGATGGGGAACTTTTCTGTGGATACCAGAGTATTAAGGAAACTCATGTTTCCGTCTCTGGGGAGAAGAAAGCAGAAAGAAGACGTCTCATCGCATTATGATTTGGGAAACGACTTTTACAGTCTCTGGCTGGATGAGACTTTAAACTATTCCTGCGGATATTTTGAGAATGAGCAGGATACGCTTTTTGATGCACAGAAAAAGAAGACACAGAGGATACTGAAAAAGCTTTATCTGAAGGAAGGTATGGAGCTTTTAGACATTGGATGCGGCTGGGGATATCTTCTCATAGAGGCCGCAAAGAAATATAAAATCAGGGGCACAGGGATTACGCTGAGCAGAGAACAACAGCAGGGATTTGAAAAAAGGATCAGGGAAGAAGGACTTGAGGATTACCTGCATGCTGAACTGATGGATTATCGTGATCTTGCTGGGTACGGGAAAAAGTTTGACCGGGTTGTCAGCGTGGGTATGCTGGAACATGTGGGCCGGGATCATTATGAATTGTTTTTCCAGTGTATCAAAAGGGCGATGAAGCCGGGAGGGGTATTTCTCCTGCATTTTATCAGTGCACTGGAAGAACATCCGGGAGATCCATGGATGAAGAAATATATTTTCCCGGGAGGTGTGATACCGAGTCTGCGGGAGATCACCAGTCTGAGCGCCAAGTATCGCTTTTATTTACTCGACGCAGAAAGCCTGAGGAGGCATTATAATAAAACGCTGCTGTGCTGGGATAAGAATTTTAATGAGCACAGAAGAGAGATCGAAGAACGGTTCGGAGAGACATTTGCCAGGATGTGGGATTTGTATCTTTGTGCCTGTGCGTCAACCTTTCAGAATGGTATTATTGATCTGCATCAGCTTTTATTTACCAATGGGATAAATAATGAACTGCCGATGACAAGATGGTATTGA
- a CDS encoding helix-turn-helix domain-containing protein translates to MNYKKLKEIMQSKNFTVEDLSTASRIPIGTLSKIVCGITPNPRYNTMEEVASSLNCSLDEFSGREPMVPYSYEDYIQKFKRLPAHQKEYIKYVINLEYDRMVSLTSSGKKSMKCFEFTSVEDGLADYGSQKVHDVWVEQNPLTRECTFFVWVRTSNLEPKFCRNSVLGFQYLDGRLPKHGEIWMFLRSGYLYIGRYFKRHGVQFLRSLNGTIDDELITNSLEYKRVGRYVGTIDIPDLTSTV, encoded by the coding sequence ATGAATTATAAAAAACTGAAGGAAATTATGCAGTCAAAAAATTTTACTGTGGAAGACCTGTCTACAGCCAGCAGGATTCCGATCGGAACTTTATCAAAAATTGTATGCGGCATCACACCTAATCCCAGATATAATACGATGGAAGAAGTGGCGTCCTCCTTAAATTGTTCTCTGGATGAGTTTTCCGGCAGGGAGCCGATGGTGCCATACAGTTACGAGGATTATATTCAGAAGTTCAAGCGGCTGCCGGCGCATCAAAAAGAATATATCAAATATGTGATCAATTTGGAATATGACAGAATGGTTTCTCTGACATCGTCAGGTAAAAAATCTATGAAGTGTTTTGAATTTACCAGCGTGGAGGATGGACTGGCCGACTATGGGAGTCAGAAAGTACATGATGTATGGGTGGAACAGAATCCGCTTACAAGGGAATGTACATTTTTCGTATGGGTGCGTACAAGTAATCTGGAACCGAAGTTCTGCAGAAATTCAGTTCTGGGTTTTCAATACCTGGATGGACGTCTGCCGAAGCACGGAGAGATATGGATGTTTCTTCGGTCCGGATATTTATACATAGGACGTTATTTTAAGAGACACGGCGTCCAGTTTCTGAGATCATTAAACGGCACCATTGATGATGAATTGATCACCAATTCTCTGGAATATAAGAGAGTCGGAAGATACGTTGGAACAATCGATATTCCTGATTTGACATCCACCGTTTAA